Proteins encoded by one window of Kribbella flavida DSM 17836:
- a CDS encoding dihydrofolate reductase family protein yields the protein MSKVLTAHAVSVDGYISGRTPDGGEEFGRGLGDAATLFDWYLDGDTQSQAFAGFKLSAPSARFFDTLAARVGATVAGRTTYEHSGHFGGGSPHPTAPLFVLSHRPAPEISERQTLVTTGIADAIAAAREVAGDKDVALMGGGVVTSALAAGLLDEVVLHQVPVLLGGGRSFFQEVPQHVQLRLVAAIPAPGVTHLHYEVVR from the coding sequence ATGAGCAAGGTTCTCACCGCGCACGCCGTCTCGGTCGACGGCTACATCAGCGGCCGTACGCCGGACGGCGGGGAGGAGTTCGGTCGCGGTCTCGGCGACGCGGCCACGCTCTTCGACTGGTACCTGGACGGCGACACGCAGAGCCAGGCGTTCGCCGGGTTCAAGCTCAGCGCGCCGAGTGCCCGGTTCTTCGACACCCTGGCGGCGCGGGTGGGAGCGACGGTTGCCGGGCGTACGACGTACGAGCACTCCGGGCACTTCGGTGGCGGGAGTCCGCATCCGACGGCGCCTCTGTTCGTGCTGAGTCACCGGCCGGCTCCCGAGATCAGCGAGCGGCAGACGCTCGTCACCACCGGCATCGCGGACGCGATCGCGGCGGCCCGAGAGGTTGCCGGTGACAAGGACGTCGCGCTGATGGGCGGCGGCGTGGTGACGTCGGCGCTGGCCGCCGGCCTGCTCGACGAGGTGGTCCTGCACCAGGTGCCCGTCCTGCTGGGCGGCGGACGCAGCTTCTTCCAGGAGGTTCCCCAGCACGTGCAACTCCGGCTGGTCGCGGCCATCCCGGCACCCGGCGTGACCCACCTCCACTACGAGGTGGTCCGATGA
- a CDS encoding NAD-dependent epimerase/dehydratase family protein translates to MILVTGGLGMIGAHTARALADLGQEVLVTSHRRAEVPPLLAGKVTVASLDVTDRDAFLALGERHQISDIVHLAGSIPGEDPVSFFRTDLTGLLNALDAARTWGVRRFAVASSLGVYIGRSEIPWHEELALPTAELPHLIIAFKKAVEPLATHSLQGSGVQPVLLRIGTIWGPLVDPESPFFHIPPYISAVLRGEKPNPLYADDGGDCCYAPDAGRAIASLITTETLAHSTYNVSSGRPVTNREFADALQEITPGLQLDVLPGRQHDPGPDPYLDITRLTRDTGFEPAFHVATAVTDYVAWRAGNPR, encoded by the coding sequence ATGATCCTCGTCACCGGTGGGCTGGGCATGATCGGCGCCCACACCGCTCGCGCGCTCGCCGACCTCGGGCAGGAGGTCCTCGTCACCTCCCACCGCCGGGCCGAGGTCCCGCCGTTGCTTGCGGGCAAGGTCACCGTCGCATCGCTCGACGTCACCGACCGGGACGCGTTTCTCGCCCTCGGCGAACGCCACCAGATCAGCGACATCGTCCACCTGGCCGGCAGCATCCCCGGTGAGGATCCGGTCAGCTTCTTCCGTACGGACCTGACCGGCCTGCTCAACGCGCTCGACGCCGCCCGGACCTGGGGGGTGCGCAGGTTCGCCGTCGCCAGCAGCCTCGGCGTGTACATCGGCCGGAGCGAGATCCCCTGGCACGAGGAGCTCGCCCTGCCCACCGCAGAGCTGCCGCACCTGATCATCGCCTTCAAGAAGGCCGTCGAACCACTCGCCACCCACAGCCTCCAGGGCAGCGGCGTCCAGCCGGTCCTGCTCCGGATCGGGACGATCTGGGGACCGCTGGTCGACCCGGAATCGCCGTTCTTCCACATTCCGCCGTACATCAGCGCCGTGCTGCGGGGTGAGAAGCCGAACCCGCTGTACGCCGACGACGGCGGCGACTGCTGCTACGCACCGGACGCCGGGCGCGCGATCGCGTCCCTGATCACCACCGAGACGCTGGCGCACAGCACCTACAACGTGTCCAGCGGCCGGCCGGTCACCAACCGCGAGTTCGCCGACGCCCTGCAGGAGATCACGCCCGGCCTGCAGCTGGACGTCCTGCCCGGACGGCAGCACGACCCTGGCCCCGATCCGTACCTCGACATCACGCGGCTCACCCGGGACACCGGCTTCGAGCCGGCCTTCCACGTAGCCACGGCGGTCACCGACTACGTCGCGTGGCGCGCCGGCAACCCGCGCTGA
- a CDS encoding sulfite exporter TauE/SafE family protein produces the protein MPDVSLWTIVFLVIAAFSAGWIDAVVGGGGLIQLPAMLLGLPNASPAQILSTNKISSLCGTATSAVTFGVKVRPDRRTVVPLALLAGLGAAAGALVATKIPMAWFKPIVLVLLIAVAVYTAVKPTLGALTALRFDGRNHYVAAGAVGLLIGFYDGAVGPGTGSFLIFALVGLLGYNFLQASAKAKIANVATNLGAIAVFAAGGAPLWRLGLIMGAANMLGGLLGARTAVARGSRFVRIIFLVVVSALILRLAYDVFWL, from the coding sequence GTGCCTGACGTTTCGTTGTGGACGATCGTCTTCCTGGTGATCGCGGCGTTCTCGGCCGGCTGGATCGACGCGGTCGTCGGCGGTGGCGGGCTGATTCAGCTGCCCGCGATGCTGCTGGGCCTGCCGAACGCCTCGCCGGCGCAGATCCTGTCGACCAACAAGATCTCCTCGCTGTGCGGTACGGCGACCAGCGCTGTCACGTTCGGCGTCAAAGTGCGGCCGGACCGGCGCACGGTGGTGCCGCTGGCGCTGCTGGCCGGGCTCGGCGCCGCGGCCGGAGCGTTGGTGGCGACGAAGATCCCGATGGCGTGGTTCAAGCCGATCGTGCTGGTGCTGCTGATCGCCGTGGCCGTCTACACCGCGGTGAAGCCGACACTCGGTGCCCTGACGGCCCTGCGGTTCGACGGCCGGAACCACTACGTCGCGGCCGGGGCGGTCGGCCTGCTGATCGGCTTCTACGACGGCGCGGTCGGCCCGGGCACCGGGTCGTTCCTGATCTTCGCGCTGGTCGGGCTGCTCGGCTACAACTTCCTCCAGGCGAGCGCGAAGGCCAAGATCGCCAACGTCGCCACCAATCTCGGCGCGATCGCGGTCTTCGCCGCCGGCGGCGCGCCGTTGTGGCGCCTCGGCCTGATCATGGGCGCCGCCAACATGCTGGGCGGCCTGCTCGGCGCCCGGACGGCGGTCGCTCGGGGCAGCCGGTTCGTCCGGATCATCTTCCTGGTCGTCGTCAGCGCCCTCATCCTCCGCCTCGCCTACGACGTCTTCTGGCTCTGA
- a CDS encoding AfsR/SARP family transcriptional regulator: protein MEELRFRILGPVGVRRAGAEIPLRARRLRTLLIALLIQPHRVVPTAELVEALWGADLPAGPERALQTAVSRLRAALGPAASVIRTVPGGYLIAVEPEQLDLAEFRALVDSAAAEEKLLPKAKMLDEALALWRDVPLSGTGVEALEGRPWLIEERLQAIERLIDVRLALGEHSALLAELAKLTQQYPLRERFWIQHMIALYRAGRQADALAAYRRLETRLAEELGVDPGAETREVRQAILAGEALAAGSAGQGGARTDEADPGPDDDPGEAWREHRQLPMDLADFVGREEAIGQLTERLSQDAALPVMVVSGPPGVGKSALAVHVAHRLRDRFPDGQWHVRLAGASAAPRDPAEVLGELLGLAGIDPYAVPADLEARAALLRSTLADRRVLIVLDDARDAGQVRPLLPGTAGNAVLVTSRNELTALMVTVGARTTRLGMLGEHEAADLLSCMLGAERVAAERQAAADLAEVCGRLPLALRIAAGHLVSYPDQPIAQYVELLRTGDRLEELAIGDGPDTAVAAAFALSYESLPRPARRLFALLGVLPCGDFTAPVAAALLDCPSPDAGRLLDLLVGVNLLQRQHSRYGMHDLIRLYAVRRAEGEPGAEQAWTRVVDWYLRTADAAVDFRYRGYVQLTGRLFDENPFDRAQQADAWLAAELPNLVECVMAAAECGPYEQAWRLVDVLRHYFNTDDLVGAWRPAAAAGLRAALASGDRAGEGAMRHSLGVLLAATGDNLASIEQLTAASECYAEVGFRLGEAALLCNLGMAHDDLGESTRAAELLQRGIAIFRALGRGSSLAPALHSLSNVRWNLGELDAALAAANEALQIEPAGRPGSIALLNRATIRRLQGEAELAERDFAAAIALSERTPVAAYYEFGLLLADLGRYDEAEAQARRSLEISRRDGLEWHEASALNVLGIACRGKGQWDEAVRHHSAARDIAVRLGHRATEAEALLGLAGVALARRQLADALELGRQARGLASELQQRIVQCRALLLLAETSRLAGHSDDANRYAAEAADLQQSTGYRPIAPAGVCLP, encoded by the coding sequence GTGGAGGAGCTGCGCTTCCGCATCCTCGGGCCCGTCGGGGTACGCCGTGCCGGCGCCGAGATCCCGCTGCGGGCCCGCCGGCTGCGGACGCTGCTGATCGCCCTGCTGATCCAGCCCCACCGCGTGGTTCCGACGGCGGAGCTGGTCGAGGCGCTCTGGGGTGCCGACCTGCCCGCAGGTCCCGAGCGGGCGTTGCAGACCGCGGTGTCGCGGCTGCGCGCCGCCTTGGGGCCGGCGGCCTCGGTGATCAGGACCGTTCCGGGCGGCTATCTGATCGCGGTGGAGCCTGAGCAGCTCGACCTGGCCGAGTTCCGCGCGTTGGTGGACTCGGCGGCCGCCGAGGAAAAGCTGTTGCCAAAAGCAAAGATGCTGGACGAGGCGCTGGCGCTGTGGCGGGACGTGCCGCTGTCCGGGACCGGGGTGGAGGCGCTCGAGGGGCGGCCCTGGCTGATCGAGGAGCGGTTGCAGGCGATCGAGCGGCTGATCGACGTCAGACTGGCGCTGGGGGAGCACAGCGCGCTGCTCGCCGAGCTGGCGAAGCTGACCCAGCAGTACCCGCTGCGTGAGCGGTTCTGGATTCAGCACATGATCGCGCTGTACCGCGCCGGCCGCCAAGCCGACGCACTCGCGGCGTACCGCCGGCTGGAGACCCGGCTGGCCGAGGAGCTCGGAGTGGATCCCGGCGCCGAGACCCGCGAAGTACGGCAGGCAATCCTCGCCGGGGAGGCGCTCGCCGCCGGGTCTGCGGGGCAAGGTGGTGCACGGACCGATGAGGCTGATCCCGGGCCGGACGATGACCCGGGCGAGGCCTGGCGGGAGCACCGGCAGCTGCCGATGGATCTGGCGGACTTCGTCGGGCGCGAGGAGGCGATCGGCCAGCTCACCGAGCGGCTGTCGCAGGACGCCGCCCTGCCGGTGATGGTCGTGTCCGGTCCTCCCGGCGTCGGCAAGTCGGCGCTCGCCGTGCATGTCGCGCATCGGCTGCGCGACCGGTTTCCCGACGGCCAGTGGCACGTCCGGCTCGCCGGTGCGAGCGCAGCGCCGCGAGACCCGGCAGAGGTCCTCGGCGAACTGCTCGGCCTGGCCGGGATCGATCCGTACGCGGTGCCCGCCGACCTGGAAGCCCGGGCAGCGTTGCTGCGCTCCACCCTGGCCGACCGCCGGGTGCTGATCGTTCTGGACGACGCCCGCGACGCCGGCCAGGTCAGGCCGTTGCTGCCGGGGACCGCCGGCAACGCCGTCCTGGTCACGAGCCGCAACGAGCTCACCGCGCTCATGGTCACGGTCGGAGCCCGGACGACGCGGCTCGGCATGCTCGGCGAGCACGAGGCCGCCGACCTCCTGAGCTGCATGCTCGGCGCCGAGCGGGTCGCCGCCGAACGGCAGGCCGCCGCCGACCTGGCCGAGGTGTGCGGACGCCTCCCTCTCGCGCTGCGTATCGCCGCAGGTCACCTCGTCAGCTACCCGGACCAGCCCATCGCGCAGTACGTCGAGCTGCTGCGGACCGGTGACCGGCTCGAAGAGCTCGCAATCGGCGACGGCCCGGACACCGCCGTGGCCGCCGCCTTCGCGCTCTCGTACGAATCCCTGCCGCGGCCGGCCCGGCGGCTGTTCGCCCTGCTCGGGGTCCTGCCGTGCGGAGACTTCACCGCGCCCGTGGCCGCCGCGCTGCTGGACTGCCCGTCCCCGGACGCGGGCCGCCTGCTCGACCTTCTGGTCGGCGTCAACCTGCTCCAGCGGCAGCACAGCCGGTACGGCATGCACGACCTCATCCGCCTGTACGCCGTCCGCCGGGCCGAGGGGGAGCCGGGTGCCGAGCAGGCCTGGACGAGGGTCGTCGACTGGTACCTGCGCACAGCCGATGCGGCCGTTGACTTCCGTTACCGCGGGTACGTGCAGCTCACCGGTCGGCTGTTCGACGAAAATCCGTTCGATCGGGCGCAGCAGGCCGACGCATGGCTCGCCGCCGAGCTGCCGAACCTGGTCGAGTGCGTCATGGCCGCGGCCGAGTGCGGACCGTACGAGCAGGCGTGGCGGTTGGTCGACGTCCTGCGGCACTACTTCAACACCGACGATTTGGTGGGTGCGTGGCGACCCGCGGCCGCCGCGGGGTTGCGGGCCGCCCTCGCGAGCGGCGACCGGGCCGGTGAGGGGGCGATGCGGCACAGCCTCGGGGTCCTGCTTGCCGCAACCGGCGACAACCTGGCCTCGATCGAGCAGCTGACCGCTGCCAGCGAGTGCTACGCGGAGGTCGGCTTCCGGCTCGGTGAGGCCGCGCTGCTGTGCAATCTCGGCATGGCGCACGACGACCTCGGTGAGTCGACGCGGGCGGCCGAGCTGCTGCAGCGCGGGATCGCGATCTTCCGCGCGCTGGGGCGGGGAAGCAGCCTCGCGCCCGCACTGCACAGCCTGAGCAACGTCCGCTGGAACCTGGGCGAGCTGGACGCAGCTCTGGCGGCGGCCAACGAGGCGCTGCAGATCGAGCCGGCCGGCCGGCCGGGCAGCATCGCGCTGCTCAACCGCGCCACGATCCGCCGGCTGCAGGGCGAGGCGGAGCTGGCAGAGCGGGACTTCGCGGCAGCGATTGCGCTGTCGGAGCGGACCCCGGTGGCGGCGTACTACGAGTTCGGGTTGCTGCTCGCCGATCTCGGCCGGTACGACGAGGCGGAGGCACAGGCCCGCAGGTCGCTGGAGATCAGCCGACGGGACGGCCTGGAGTGGCACGAGGCCAGTGCGCTGAACGTGCTCGGGATCGCCTGCCGGGGGAAAGGGCAGTGGGACGAGGCGGTCCGGCACCACTCCGCGGCTCGCGACATCGCCGTCCGGCTGGGACATCGCGCGACGGAAGCCGAAGCACTGCTCGGACTGGCAGGCGTCGCGTTGGCCCGGCGGCAACTCGCCGATGCGCTGGAGCTCGGCCGGCAGGCACGCGGCCTCGCCTCCGAACTGCAGCAGCGGATCGTGCAGTGCCGCGCCCTGCTGCTGCTCGCCGAGACCAGCCGACTGGCCGGCCATTCGGACGACGCCAACCGCTACGCCGCCGAAGCAGCCGACCTGCAGCAGTCCACCGGCTACCGCCCGATCGCTCCGGCCGGAGTCTGCTTGCCCTAG
- a CDS encoding slipin family protein → MAKITVQAHERVLVYRDGVFEAQLEPGRSTVRQSRRTRQERIDLRLRQLSVTGQEIFTADGVTVRVTAIVRWRVSDPRAFVEQAAAPEELLHVALQLAVRDAIGRHELDDLLRAEGRDAVTAALAEPVQAQVAGLGITVLGAAIRDLGVVGELRAALAETALERQRGRAALERARGEAAALRSLANSAKLLDDHPALATLRLVQAAGESGATVVLTPDGLPART, encoded by the coding sequence ATGGCGAAGATCACCGTGCAGGCGCACGAGCGGGTGCTCGTGTACCGCGACGGCGTCTTCGAGGCGCAGCTGGAGCCCGGCCGGTCGACCGTCCGCCAGTCCCGCCGTACCCGGCAGGAGCGGATCGACCTGCGGCTGCGCCAGCTGTCCGTCACCGGGCAGGAAATCTTCACCGCGGACGGCGTGACGGTCCGGGTGACCGCGATCGTTCGCTGGCGGGTGAGTGACCCGCGCGCCTTCGTCGAGCAGGCGGCGGCCCCCGAGGAACTGCTGCACGTCGCCCTCCAGCTTGCTGTGCGCGACGCGATCGGCCGGCACGAGCTGGACGACCTGCTGCGGGCCGAAGGCCGCGACGCGGTCACCGCGGCCCTGGCCGAACCCGTCCAGGCGCAGGTCGCCGGCCTCGGCATCACCGTGCTCGGCGCCGCGATCCGCGACCTCGGCGTCGTCGGTGAACTGCGTGCAGCGCTGGCCGAGACCGCCCTGGAACGTCAGCGCGGCCGGGCGGCCCTCGAACGCGCCCGCGGCGAGGCGGCGGCGCTGCGTTCGCTCGCCAACTCGGCCAAGCTGCTCGACGACCACCCGGCGCTCGCCACCCTGCGTCTGGTCCAGGCGGCCGGCGAGTCCGGAGCCACCGTCGTGCTGACTCCGGACGGCCTGCCCGCGCGCACCTGA
- the priA gene encoding bifunctional 1-(5-phosphoribosyl)-5-((5-phosphoribosylamino)methylideneamino)imidazole-4-carboxamide isomerase/phosphoribosylanthranilate isomerase PriA, giving the protein MSALDSFPTPPPRPNLVLLPAVDVADGQAVRLVQGEAGSETSYGDPLAAATAWQEAGAEWIHLVDLDAAFGRGSNRELLADVTGRLDVQVELSGGIRDDESLEAALATGARRVNIGTAALEDPEWCDRVIQTYGDRVAIGLDVRGRTLAARGWTKEGGDLYEVLERLERAGCERYVVTDVTKDGMLQGPNLDLYRDLCARTAKPIVASGGVSSLDDLRALATLVPDGVEGVIVGKALYAGAFTLTEALELTRGGDK; this is encoded by the coding sequence ATGTCTGCGTTGGATTCTTTCCCCACCCCACCGCCCCGGCCGAACCTGGTGCTGCTGCCTGCCGTCGACGTGGCGGACGGGCAGGCGGTCCGGCTGGTGCAGGGAGAGGCCGGCAGCGAGACCTCGTACGGCGACCCGCTGGCCGCCGCGACGGCGTGGCAGGAAGCCGGCGCCGAGTGGATCCACCTGGTCGACCTGGACGCCGCCTTCGGCCGCGGCAGCAACCGTGAGCTGCTCGCCGACGTGACCGGCCGGCTGGACGTGCAGGTGGAGCTGTCCGGCGGGATCCGCGACGACGAGTCGCTGGAGGCGGCGCTGGCCACCGGCGCCCGCCGGGTCAACATCGGCACCGCGGCGCTGGAAGACCCCGAGTGGTGTGACCGGGTCATCCAGACCTACGGCGACCGGGTCGCGATCGGCCTGGACGTGCGCGGCCGGACCCTGGCGGCCCGCGGCTGGACCAAGGAGGGCGGCGACCTCTACGAGGTGCTCGAGCGGCTCGAGCGGGCCGGCTGCGAGCGCTACGTCGTCACCGACGTGACCAAGGACGGCATGCTGCAGGGCCCGAACCTGGACCTCTACCGCGACCTGTGCGCCCGGACCGCCAAGCCGATCGTTGCCTCCGGCGGCGTGTCCAGCCTGGACGACCTGCGCGCGCTGGCCACCCTGGTCCCGGACGGCGTCGAGGGCGTCATCGTCGGCAAGGCGCTCTACGCCGGCGCGTTCACCTTGACCGAGGCACTCGAACTCACCCGTGGAGGCGACAAGTGA
- a CDS encoding HAD-IB family hydrolase has protein sequence MRLADKLNGKKVLVTGVTGFVGEALLHRIIGELPGTTVVAIIRPKGSLKGTDRMAQLLKKDIFKPFYGEGTPYADAEALSAARVQVVEGDLADVPALPTDLDIVVHCAGDVSFDPPIHEAFTTNVLGTKSLLERIDESRQGSDRRIHYVHISTAYTAGRRRGAIPEAPVDHTVDWRTEAEAGMAMKARVEGMSRSSAMLAKFRKDSEKLHRRAGHLTAAADTERRRTEWVAKKLVETGTERARSLGWTDCYTFTKALGERVVEEFAGKLPTSIVRPAIIESAVQSPHPGWIEGFKMAEPLILAYGRGELPEFPASPDSVVEIIPVDHVVGAICAVMATEPELSKPEYYHVSSGARNPLTFEQLYAGVRAYFSQHPFDLGERGAVRLPVWKFPGGDSVESMLRYGERAHKIADHIITHVPRGERTRKYARELDVQKRRIDFLRRYMDLYSEYAQAELQFIDDNVLALHNALEGDDREKFWCDTSIVDWQHYLQEVHCPSVTDSLRRLDVVRKKRNKALAESAGTLKKVTPADDAEIIAAFDMDGTLLSSNVIETYLWMRLPELDSHQRYGEIGAMLRKLPKLIAAERKDRGTFLRTIYRRYEGADLEELNRIVDEVLAEHVLERLSGDAVRRIREHKAAGHRTILITGAVRPLTRPLRPLFDEIVAADLAVDDRGRCTGFLTGPPLVGESRAAWIKHRARGTNIDLSKSYAYADSHSDLPMLTTVGNPVAVSPDVSLFRAARAARWQIVDWKTPSTSSRLEIPGVNAR, from the coding sequence GTGAGGCTTGCCGACAAGCTCAACGGCAAGAAGGTCCTGGTCACCGGGGTGACCGGGTTCGTCGGTGAGGCCCTGCTGCACCGCATCATCGGCGAGCTGCCGGGCACCACCGTGGTCGCGATCATCCGGCCGAAGGGCTCGCTCAAGGGCACCGACCGGATGGCGCAGCTGCTGAAGAAGGACATCTTCAAGCCGTTCTACGGCGAGGGCACCCCGTACGCCGACGCCGAGGCGCTCAGCGCGGCCCGGGTCCAGGTCGTCGAGGGCGACCTGGCCGACGTCCCGGCGCTGCCGACCGATCTCGACATCGTCGTGCACTGCGCCGGCGACGTGAGCTTCGACCCGCCGATCCACGAGGCGTTCACGACCAACGTGCTCGGCACCAAGAGCCTGCTGGAGCGGATCGACGAGAGCCGCCAGGGCTCGGACCGCCGGATCCACTACGTGCACATCTCCACCGCCTACACCGCCGGCCGCCGGCGCGGCGCGATCCCGGAGGCCCCGGTCGACCACACCGTCGACTGGCGCACCGAGGCCGAGGCCGGGATGGCGATGAAGGCCCGGGTCGAGGGCATGTCCCGCTCGTCGGCGATGCTGGCCAAGTTCCGCAAGGACTCCGAGAAGCTGCACCGCCGGGCCGGTCACCTGACCGCGGCGGCCGACACCGAGCGGCGGCGTACCGAGTGGGTCGCGAAGAAGCTGGTGGAGACCGGCACCGAGCGGGCCCGCAGCCTCGGCTGGACCGACTGCTACACGTTCACCAAGGCGCTCGGCGAGCGCGTCGTCGAGGAGTTCGCCGGCAAGCTGCCGACCTCGATCGTGCGGCCGGCCATCATCGAGTCCGCGGTGCAGAGCCCGCACCCGGGCTGGATCGAGGGCTTCAAGATGGCTGAGCCGCTGATCCTGGCGTACGGGCGCGGCGAACTGCCGGAGTTCCCGGCCAGTCCCGACTCGGTGGTCGAGATCATCCCGGTCGACCATGTCGTCGGCGCGATCTGCGCCGTGATGGCGACCGAGCCGGAGCTGTCGAAGCCGGAGTACTACCACGTCAGCTCCGGCGCCCGGAACCCGCTGACCTTCGAGCAGCTGTACGCCGGCGTCCGCGCGTACTTCTCCCAGCATCCCTTCGACCTGGGCGAGCGCGGCGCGGTCCGGCTGCCGGTCTGGAAGTTCCCCGGCGGGGACTCGGTGGAGAGCATGCTGCGCTACGGCGAACGTGCGCACAAGATCGCCGACCACATCATCACGCACGTGCCGCGCGGCGAGCGGACCCGCAAGTACGCCCGCGAGCTGGACGTGCAGAAGCGCCGGATCGACTTCCTCCGCCGCTACATGGACCTGTACTCGGAGTACGCGCAGGCCGAGCTGCAGTTCATCGACGACAACGTGCTGGCGCTGCACAACGCGCTCGAGGGTGACGACCGGGAGAAGTTCTGGTGCGACACCTCGATCGTGGACTGGCAGCACTACCTGCAGGAAGTGCACTGCCCGAGCGTGACCGACTCGCTGCGCCGCCTCGACGTGGTCCGCAAGAAGCGCAACAAGGCGCTGGCCGAGTCGGCCGGAACGCTGAAGAAGGTCACCCCGGCCGACGACGCGGAGATCATCGCCGCGTTCGACATGGACGGCACGCTGCTGTCGTCGAACGTGATCGAGACCTACCTGTGGATGCGGCTGCCCGAGCTGGACAGCCACCAGCGCTACGGCGAGATCGGCGCGATGCTGCGCAAGCTGCCGAAGCTGATCGCGGCCGAGCGCAAGGACCGCGGCACCTTCCTGCGCACGATCTACCGCCGCTACGAGGGCGCCGACCTGGAGGAGCTGAACCGGATCGTCGACGAGGTGCTCGCCGAGCACGTGCTCGAACGGCTCAGCGGCGACGCGGTCCGGCGGATCCGCGAGCACAAGGCGGCCGGGCACCGGACGATCCTCATCACCGGCGCGGTCCGGCCGCTGACCCGCCCGCTGCGGCCGCTGTTCGACGAGATCGTCGCAGCCGACCTGGCCGTCGACGACCGCGGCCGCTGCACCGGCTTCCTGACCGGACCGCCGCTGGTCGGCGAGTCCCGGGCGGCGTGGATCAAGCACCGCGCGCGCGGGACGAACATCGACCTGTCGAAGTCCTACGCCTACGCCGACAGCCACTCCGACCTGCCGATGCTGACCACCGTCGGCAACCCGGTCGCGGTGTCGCCGGACGTGTCGCTGTTCCGGGCCGCCCGGGCCGCGCGCTGGCAGATCGTCGACTGGAAGACCCCGTCCACCTCGTCCCGACTGGAGATCCCGGGGGTGAACGCTCGATGA
- a CDS encoding zinc-dependent alcohol dehydrogenase — translation MMLALEMYRSPAKYLAARAMGSRIPGILTGPAAPLRLVTIEEPKADRAGWARIRPILSGICGSDLGMVTGHTKLYFSALVSLPFVPGHEIVGELLEDCEDLPKGTRVVMDSVLTCAARGVEPCQGCASGTTNRCDRITVGHVAPGLQTGFCQDTGGGWGNVMVAHRSQLYAVPDGLSDERAVLAEPLAGAVHAALGAKVEAGQSVLVSGAGAVGLFATLALRELTQAGRITVVAKHPKQRELAKAFGASDVVAPDEVFRGVRRSTGAFRVKPELNAKEFLLGGVDVAVDAVGSKDSIDTVLRVTKAGGRVVLSGMPSTGADLSPVWFRELQLSGTYASSRQEPNGRPAFETALEIAAKAPLDGVVGARYPLYRWREALDHAQSAGRLGTVKVAFDVRAS, via the coding sequence ATGATGCTCGCACTGGAGATGTACCGCTCGCCGGCCAAGTACCTGGCCGCCAGGGCGATGGGCAGCCGGATCCCCGGCATCCTGACCGGCCCGGCGGCCCCGCTGCGCCTGGTCACGATCGAGGAGCCGAAGGCGGACCGGGCCGGCTGGGCGAGGATCCGGCCGATCCTGTCCGGCATCTGCGGCTCCGACCTCGGCATGGTCACCGGCCACACCAAGCTGTACTTCTCGGCCCTGGTGTCGCTGCCGTTCGTGCCCGGCCACGAGATCGTCGGCGAGCTGCTCGAGGACTGCGAGGACCTGCCGAAGGGCACCAGGGTGGTGATGGACAGCGTCCTGACCTGCGCGGCTCGCGGTGTCGAGCCCTGCCAGGGCTGCGCCTCGGGCACCACCAACCGGTGCGACCGGATCACCGTCGGGCACGTGGCCCCCGGGCTGCAGACCGGTTTCTGCCAGGACACCGGCGGCGGCTGGGGCAACGTCATGGTCGCCCACCGCAGCCAGCTGTACGCCGTACCGGACGGGCTGTCCGACGAGCGGGCGGTGCTGGCCGAGCCGCTGGCGGGAGCGGTGCACGCCGCGCTCGGGGCGAAGGTCGAGGCGGGGCAGTCGGTCCTGGTCAGCGGCGCCGGAGCGGTCGGGTTGTTCGCCACCCTCGCGCTGCGCGAGCTGACCCAGGCCGGCCGGATCACCGTCGTGGCCAAGCACCCCAAGCAGCGCGAGCTGGCCAAGGCGTTCGGTGCCAGCGACGTGGTCGCGCCCGACGAGGTCTTCCGCGGCGTGCGCCGGTCCACCGGCGCGTTCCGGGTGAAGCCGGAGCTGAACGCCAAGGAGTTCCTGCTCGGCGGCGTCGACGTCGCCGTCGACGCGGTCGGCAGCAAGGACTCGATCGACACCGTGCTGCGGGTCACCAAGGCCGGTGGCCGGGTGGTGCTGTCCGGCATGCCGTCGACCGGTGCGGACCTGTCGCCGGTGTGGTTCCGGGAGCTGCAGCTGTCCGGCACCTACGCGTCGTCGCGGCAGGAGCCGAACGGGCGGCCCGCGTTCGAGACGGCGCTGGAGATCGCCGCGAAGGCTCCGCTGGACGGGGTCGTCGGGGCGCGGTACCCGCTGTACCGCTGGCGTGAGGCGCTGGACCACGCGCAGTCCGCCGGCCGGCTGGGCACCGTGAAGGTGGCATTCGATGTGAGGGCCTCGTGA